One Rhodospirillales bacterium DNA segment encodes these proteins:
- a CDS encoding cache domain-containing protein, with amino-acid sequence MAIKLTISRRLFALLGLSAVCCICVFGVQLWALRGTLMAERQTALRGEVETALSAVKALADEAAAGRITEAQAQDQAKALLRTMRYGNEDYFFVYRYDGVNQVHGRKPDNEGKNLLHLKDPNGVEFNVALIAAAKGGGGFVNFLNPRIGKDTPSPKLAYAAGFEPWQWMIGSGVYIDDVDEIFVDRLISAGIWAAGLAALLALLAVPLTRGITRPMSCLRTSLLALADNNLDAPVLHTDRHDEVGDMARAVALLKSRMGEAAAAAAALRNAEEAKAARAHRLDNLIAGFERQIAEVMRTVSEGASAVEAEANTVAGAVEETGQQAVSVSLASEQATANVQTVAGAAEELSASISNVVEQMTKSAAIARDAAGAVRRTDETVQALAAAGEKIGAVVNLINDIAAQTNLLALNATIEAARAGEAGKGFAVVASEVKTLANQTASATKDIETQIAAMQEATRHAVDAIRSIGRIIEELDTISGTIASATEQQRTTTSEIARSVREAAGGTQEVSRSIAGVSASAETSGVAASQTLRVARSLGEQADRLHDAVDSFVASVQAA; translated from the coding sequence ATGGCCATCAAATTGACCATCTCCCGGCGGCTGTTCGCCCTGCTCGGGCTGTCGGCCGTTTGTTGTATCTGCGTCTTCGGCGTGCAGCTCTGGGCGTTGCGCGGCACGCTCATGGCCGAGCGGCAGACGGCGCTGCGAGGCGAGGTCGAAACCGCGCTTTCCGCCGTCAAGGCGCTGGCCGACGAGGCGGCGGCGGGGCGGATAACCGAGGCTCAGGCGCAGGACCAGGCGAAAGCGCTGCTACGGACGATGCGCTACGGCAACGAGGACTACTTCTTCGTCTACCGCTACGACGGCGTCAACCAGGTCCACGGCCGCAAGCCGGATAACGAGGGCAAGAATCTCCTCCATCTCAAAGACCCCAACGGCGTCGAGTTCAACGTCGCGCTGATCGCGGCGGCGAAGGGCGGCGGCGGTTTCGTGAACTTTCTGAACCCGCGCATCGGCAAGGATACGCCGTCCCCGAAGCTTGCCTACGCGGCCGGATTCGAGCCCTGGCAATGGATGATCGGCTCGGGCGTCTACATTGACGACGTCGATGAGATCTTCGTCGATCGCCTGATCTCCGCCGGCATCTGGGCTGCGGGGCTAGCGGCGCTGCTCGCTCTGTTGGCTGTGCCGCTGACCCGCGGCATCACCCGGCCGATGAGCTGCCTGCGCACCTCGCTGCTGGCGCTCGCGGACAACAACCTCGATGCGCCGGTTCTTCACACCGACCGGCATGACGAGGTCGGCGACATGGCGCGAGCCGTCGCCTTGCTGAAGAGCCGGATGGGCGAAGCCGCGGCTGCGGCCGCAGCGCTGCGCAATGCCGAGGAGGCCAAGGCGGCGCGCGCCCACCGTCTCGACAATCTGATCGCCGGCTTCGAGCGCCAGATTGCCGAGGTGATGCGCACCGTCTCCGAGGGAGCTTCCGCGGTCGAGGCGGAGGCCAACACCGTCGCCGGTGCGGTCGAAGAGACCGGCCAGCAGGCAGTGAGTGTCTCCTTGGCCTCGGAGCAGGCAACCGCCAACGTGCAGACGGTGGCCGGGGCCGCCGAGGAGCTTTCCGCCTCGATCAGCAACGTCGTCGAGCAGATGACCAAATCGGCGGCGATCGCCCGCGACGCGGCCGGGGCGGTACGGCGAACCGACGAGACCGTCCAGGCGCTGGCGGCGGCCGGCGAGAAGATCGGCGCCGTCGTCAACCTCATCAACGACATCGCCGCCCAGACCAACCTCCTGGCGCTCAACGCCACCATCGAGGCTGCGCGCGCCGGCGAGGCCGGCAAGGGCTTTGCGGTGGTGGCAAGCGAGGTCAAGACCCTCGCCAACCAGACGGCCAGCGCCACCAAGGACATCGAGACCCAGATCGCGGCGATGCAAGAGGCAACCCGCCACGCGGTCGACGCCATTCGCTCGATTGGGCGGATCATCGAGGAACTCGACACCATCTCGGGAACGATCGCCAGCGCCACTGAGCAGCAGCGGACGACGACCTCGGAAATCGCCCGCAGCGTGCGCGAAGCGGCCGGCGGCACCCAGGAGGTCTCCCGCAGCATCGCCGGGGTCAGCGCTAGTGCCGAGACCTCGGGCGTGGCGGCAAGCCAGACGCTTCGCGTCGCCCGCAGCCTCGGCGAGCAGGCGGACCGTCTGCACGATGCCGTCGACAGTTTCGTCGCCAGCGTTCAGGCGGCCTGA